Proteins encoded in a region of the Fusarium falciforme chromosome 6, complete sequence genome:
- a CDS encoding Zn(2)-C6 fungal-type domain-containing protein: MSTPQETSDRRTKRRAAMSCDRCKARKTKCVDPVPGPCQFCASISAPCHLDPSRRRQRPYYRVSEEEFRYMTQILEHFLPNTELNLPNLKAFVKSLENSALDNPITPSASDGITPSYPIVSPQSTAPESVNESSDITNEISELYQEVGRVRVDSKGVQRHVGPSSSYLFHSAVRSIKQPRQPNTPNSDIIAPLTASPSIPPPLPESSLGVKRTPRQVNLPHRELCNNCIARFFREVHAVYWLFSAEQLHATLDRIYAGDATAATPAALCSLYSILAITCESEMQKEWSDTAMRPSVTYLTLAKAVVPALFDDADSDSVRALCLLGLALSCSMFGSTAYVYIGAAARVAFTLGWHVRDESSRVDLQEQIDLRLFSTLYILDLDTSLCYGNPPAIDQSIVPDLPKSPCEQLLGPGSSMPHDYLETSCQLAHLRRGLTRLLYQKPTAKSAPISINAVSKAVSDLENWYSEIPFHLRHPNQVARFHVRSVAVLHLRYWSAMIYATRPFLLYSALKEDNIGQSPKQKSFQDFSARCLDAAQKSLEMILFLGERGLLSSLVLLDCGSILEDMQVFLLGLKLSDPSIHMRNVETCLHTLQSMEQVFWTKMLLPEVIAQLREFGVLSSEPGLNLVDDQPAGLIFLDFAQQGEPTFFPDFHIPNLDEMLSVVDSTVDCSFVPGT; the protein is encoded by the exons ATGTCGACGCCTCAAGAGACCAGTGACCGCAGGACTAAGCGCCGGGCGGCCATGAGCTGCGACAGGTGCAAGGCGAGAAAAACAAAG TGTGTCGATCCAG TTCCCGGACCCTGTCAATTTTGTGCCAGCATCTCGGCTCCCTGTCATTTGGACCCATCGCGGCGACGACAGCGTCCATACTACCGCGTCTCTGAGGAAGAGTTTCGCTACATGACACAGATTCTTGAGCATTTCTTGCCCAACACTGAGCTTAATCTTCCGAATTTGAAAGCATTTGTGAAATCACTGGAAAACAGCGCCTTGGATAATCCAATTACACCTTCAGCAAGCGATGGCATTACTCCTAGTTATCCCATCGTCAGTCCTCAATCAACCGCACCAGAGAGTGTTAATGAGAGCTCAGACATTACAAACGAGATTTCTGAGCTTTATCAAGAAGTTGGACGTGTAAGAGTCGACTCGAAAGGTGTTCAGA GACATGTTGGACCAAGCTCGTCATACCTCTTTCACTCTGCCGTCCGGTCCATCAAACAGCCTCGTCAGCCGAATACTCCAAATAGTGACATCATTGCTCCCCTCACAGCCTCACCCTCCATCCCTCCCCCACTACCGGAGTCATCGCTGGGAGTGAAGCGGACTCCTCGTCAGGTCAACCTACCCCACAGAGAGCTCTGCAACAACTGCATAGCTCGGTTCTTCCGTGAGGTACATGCCGTGTACTGGCTCTTCTCGGCCGAGCAGCTACACGCCACCCTAGATCGGATATATGCTGGCGATGCTACGGCTGCAACTCCCGCTGCGCTATGCAGCTTGTACTCGATCCTTGCCATTACATGCGAAAGTGAGATGCAGAAGGAGTGGTCGGATACAGCCATGAGGCCTTCGGTCACGTATCTTACATTGGCCAAGGCTGTGGTTCCAGCGTTGTTTGATGATGCCGACTCGGATAGCGTGCGGGCACTTTGTCTCCTC GGCCTTGCACTTTCGTGTTCCATGTTTGGAAGCACGGCATATGTGTACATCGGTGCCGCTGCCAGGGTGGCCTTTACACTTGGATGGCATGTTCGAGATGAGAGCTCTCGCGTTGACTTGCAAGAACAAATCGACTTGAGGCTCTTCTCCACTCTCTACATCCTCGATCTTGACACTTCTCTCTGTTACGGGAACCCGCCGGCCATTGATCAAAGCATCGTTCCGGACTTGCCCAAGTCTCCGTGTGAACAG CTTCTGGGTCCGGGATCTAGTATGCCACACGACTATCTCGAAACTTCTTGTCAACTAGCTCATCTTCGACGTGGTCTCACAAGGCTTCTGTATCAAAAGCCAACAGCAAAATCGGCGCCCATTTCAATAAACGCCGTCTCCAAAGCGGTCTCTGACCTCGAGAACTGGTACTCTGAAATCCCGTTCCACCTCCGTCACCCAAATCAAGTTGCCAGGTTCCATGTGCGCTCAGTTGCAGTTTTGCACCTCCGATATTGGAGTGCCATGATCTACGCCACGCGGCCGTTCCTTCTCTACAGCGCTCTGAAAGAGGACAACATAGGACAGAGCCCAAAGCAGAAGTCGTTTCAAGATTTCAGTGCCAGATGTCTAGATGCAGCGCAAAAGTCGCTAGAGATGATTCTTTTCCTCGGAGAGCGAGGCTTGCTATCCAGCTTGGTCCTGCTCGATTGTGGGTCGATTCTCGAGGATATGCAGGTCTTTCTCCTTGGTCTGAAACTCTCTGACCCTTCGATCCACATGAGAAATGTTGAGACGTGTCTTCACACCCTACAGAGTATGGAACAGGTCTTTTGGACAAAAATGTTACTTCCAGAGGTGATAGCTCAGCTACGGGAATTTGGCGTTCTTAGCAGCGAGCCGGGACTGAATCTAGTTGATGATCAACCTGCTGGTCTAATATTCTTAGACTTTGCTCAGCAGGGAGAGCC GACGTTTTTCCCGGACTTTCACATTCCGAATTTGGACGAGATGCTTTCTGTGGTTGATAGCACGGTGGATTGTAGCTTTGTACCAGGGACATGA
- a CDS encoding Aldedh domain-containing protein, translating into MPAPLTLNTPKMLIDGKLVGASDGATFPLFNPATGTQTAEVPEATEQDVNTAVAAANRAFPAWSALDPAKRGACLKKLAALIREHNDELALLEAQSMGRPVDDYFEGFAAAGNFDHYAEAWSQIQGTASLNTPGYVTMTLRQPYGVVAAIIPWNVPVLFFSSKTAPALIAGNTVVLKTSEKAPLAAAKVAELVHKAGFPPGVFNIIHGHGLPSGAALAAHMDVRALSFTGSGRTGRLIQETAAKTNLKKVILELGGKSPVIVFEDADLELAVKDTMRSVQFNSGQVCMANSRVYVQDTIADKFIAACKQNLAAVKAGDPTKRGTVHGPQADKIQYNNVLKFIEEGKKSGTLALGGNGNLESTGGFFIEPTIFLNTPENAKIMKEEVFGPVVNINVIKTEEEAIRKANDTEFGLYAAVYTKDIDRAMRVSKELNSGYVGINCTSPSTAKDLPFGGYKASGQGREGWQHSIDNFLETKSIMMKVGASDSKL; encoded by the exons ATGCCAGCGCCACTAACACTCAACACCCCCAAGATGCTCATCGATGGCAAA TTGGTTGGGGCCTCAGACGGAGCCACTTTTCCCCTCTTCAACCCGGCTACCGGTACCCAGACTGCGGAGG TTCCTGAGGCAACCGAGCAAGATGTCAACACGGCTGTCGCTGCTGCGAACCGCGCATTCCCCGCCTGGTCGGCTCTCGATCCGGCCAAACGTGGCGCATGtctgaagaagctggccgCCTTGATCAGAGAGCACAACGATGAGCTCGCTCTTCTTGAGGCCCAGTCTATGGGTCGCCCTGTCGACGACTACTTTGAAGGCTTTGCCGCAGCTGGCAATTTTGACCACTATGCTGAGGCCTGGTCTCAGATTCAGGGCACCGCCTCGCTGAACACGCCGGGATATGTCACGATGACGCTGCGTCAGCCGTATGGCGTTGTTGCTGCCATTATTCCCTGGAATGTGCCTGTCCTGTTCTTCTCCAGCAAGACTGCGCCCGCTCTCATCGCCGGTAACACAGTGGTGCTGAAGACGAGCGAGAAAGCTCCTCTTGCTGCGGCCAAGGTCGCTGAGCTGGTCCATAAGGCCGGGTTCCCCCCGGGTGTCTTCAACATTATCCATGGCCACGGCCTGCCTTCTGGCGCAGCACTCGCTGCGCACATGGATGTTAGAGCACTGAGCTTCACTGGCTCAGGCCGCACTGGACGCCTCATTCAGGAAACCGCTGCCAAGACGAACTTGAAGAAGGTTATTCTTGAGCTCGGTGGCAAGTCTCCCGTCATTGTTTTTGAAGACGCAGATCTTGAGTTAGCCGTCAAAGACACAATGCGCAGTGTTCAGTTCAACAGTGGGCAAGTCTGCATGGCCAACTCGCGAGTTTATGTTCAAGATACCATTGCCGATAAGTTCATCGCCGCGTGCAAACAAAACCTTGCAGCTGTCAAGGCAGGCGATCCTACGAAGCGTGGCACTGTCCACGGTCCTCAGGCCGACAAGATTCAGTATAACAACGTTCTCAAGTTCAttgaggagggcaagaagtCTGGtacccttgcccttggaggAAATGGCAACCTTGAGAGCACCGGAGGCTTCTTCATTGAGCCAACCATCTTCCTGAACACGCCCGAGAACGCAAAGatcatgaaggaggaggtctTTGGTCCTGTCGTCAACATCAACGTTATCAAGACTGAAGAGGAAGCGATTCGCAAGGCCAACGATACAGAGTTCGGTCTGTACGCTGCAGTCTATACCAAAGACATCGACCGCGCCATGAGAGTTTCCAAGGAACTCAACTCTGGTTATGTCGGAATCAACTGTACCAGTCCTAGCACCGCGAAGGATTTGCCTTTTGGAGGATACAAGGCGTCGGGCCAGGGTAGAGAGGGTTGGCAGCATAGCATTGATAACTTTTTGGAGACCAAGAGCATCATGATGAAGGTTGGGGCGAGCGATTCTAAGTTGTGA
- a CDS encoding Amidohydro-rel domain-containing protein, with protein MAKGTVAIEEAVVNPEDLEWLSQTANIYAPNQTGQTQHHALTRKLADIHDERLKAMDANGVDYMLLSLTSPGCQGEFDPVKAANLAVRSNDWLAKQVAENPKRFGALAALSMHDAAEAAAELKRAVKELGMFGALINDFQSAGPDSSVKKYYDTPEYLPFWKVVEELDVPVYLHPRYPIDAELQPDGKFGPRKQILGAAVQFHLDLSFHIYALCSSGIFDQFPRVQVVIGHMGEGIPFNLWRADHWYNKPVKKATRPSKHDYSYYLKHNVSITTSGNFSTDVMKFCVEQLGVERCMFSIDYPYDTIEEAQDWWKGAELPEDQKQAVGRSNAIKLFKLPLEP; from the exons ATGGCCAAAGGAACAGTAGCCATCGAAGAAGCCGTTGTCAATCCCGAAGACCTGGAATGGCTCTCACAAACCGCCAACATTTACGCCCCCAACCAAACAGGGCAAACTCAGCATCACGCTCTCACCAGAAAGCTAGCCGATATTCATGATGAACGTCTGAAGGCAATGGATGCCAATGGCGTCGACTATATGCTGCTTTCACTCACGTCTCCCGGTTGCCAGGGAGAGTTCGACCCCGTGAAAGCAGCTAATCTTGCTGTGAGGTCGAACGACTGGTTGGCAAAACAAGTCGCAGAAAACCCCAAGCGATTTGGAGCACTGGCCGCGCTTTCTATGCATGATGCCGCTGAAGCAGCGGCCGAACTCAAGAGAGCAGTCAAAGAATTGGGAATGTTTGGTGCATTGATCAACGACTTCCAGAGCGCAGGGCCTGATTCCAGTGTGAAGAAGTATTATGATACTCCAGAGTATCTTCCCTTTTGGAAAGTTGTCGAAGAGCTGGACGTGCCAGTTTATCTGCATCCCCGATATCCAATCGATGCGGAACTACAACCAGACGGGAAATTTGGACCCAGAAAGCAGATTCTTGGAGCGGCTGTTCAGTTTCACTTGGACCTTAGCTTCCACATCTACGCATTGTGCTCGAGCGGCATCTTTGATCAGTTCCCCCGAGTGCAAGTGGTGATTGGGCACATGGGAGAAGG TATTCCTTTCAACCTCTGGCGAGCTGACCATTGGTATAATAAGCCCGTCAAGAAGGCCACGAGGCCATCGAAGCATGACTACAGCTACTATCTGAAGCACAACgtctccatcaccacctcggGTAACTTTTCCACCGACGTGATGAAGTTCTGTGTTGAGCAGCTAGGAGTTGAGAGATGCATGTTTTCAATCG ATTACCCATATGACACAAttgaagaagcccaagactgGTGGAAGGGTGCAGAACTCCCGGAGGACCAAAAGCAGGCTGTGGGCAGGTCCAATGCAATCAAGCTGTTTAAGCTCCCACTTGAACCATAG
- a CDS encoding MFS domain-containing protein — translation MSDPSQDTIRAHWKCFVACGIIVLSPFQYGLDFGLIGGLQAMPGFLKIYGYRAPETAIGWNISTTRQQLISSLMTLGAFISSSLAGFAAAKLGRRMCLWIACLLCAVANIIMMTTTHIVPLYIGRLLIGLANGYFMTFSQLYIQETSPAKYRGLFLSIFQFCTSFGTLIGTIIDWATAKRPDRSAYLIPLGIIYVVPTFLFVAMIFIPESPRWLILQGRYDDGLKSLKWLRPENADVDKELNEIRNAINKEQETASGVGIWDMFNNPIDRRRTLLSIGAVVLQAASGSMFIIAYKAYFFAMAKVDDPFAMSNVLSMAGLIAIIANSFIVVRYGRRRVLLINGLVISGCFQLIIAVTYDKNPGSHVTGRVLVALSCLYMMAYNGMIASYSWLVAGEMPSQRLRSYTFGVAAAVGFLGAWLITFTAPYFINPSSLNWGPRYGYIWFPSCIVSAIWVFFFLPEVKGRTLEEIDVMFNKKLPARHFRTHKLEGEAGGEAQGKSSVEVEVHEAEKV, via the exons ATGTCGGATCCCTCTCAGGATACCATCCGGGCGCACTGGAAGTGCTTCGTCGCTTGCGGCATCATCGTCCTGTCCCCCTTCCAGTATGGGCTTGACTTTGGCTTAATCGGTGGCCTTCAGGCCATGCCTGGGTTCCTCAAG ATCTATGGCTACCGAGCACCGGAAACCGCGATCGGATGGAACATCTCGACTACTCGACAACAACTCATCTCATCCTTGATGACCCTTGGTGCTTTCATCAGCTCCAGTCTTGCTGGCTTCGCCGCTGCCAAGCTTGGTAGAAGGATGTGCCTCTGGATCGCATGTCTCCTCTGTGCAGTTGCCAACATCATTATGATGACTACAACCCACATTGTCCCCCTCTATATCGGCCGTCTTCTCATCGGTCTGGCCAACGGTTACTTCATGACCTTCTCTCAGCTCTACATTCAAGAGACTAGCCCCGCCAAGTATCGAGGTCTCTTCCTCAGCATCTTCCAGTTCTGCACCTCGTTT GGCACCCTCATCGGTACCATCATCGACTGGGCAACTGCGAAGCGACCCGATAGATCCGCCTACCTCATCCCTCTTGGCATCATCTATGTCGTGCCCACGTTTCTTTTCGTCGCCATGATCTTCATCCCCGAGTCCCCTCGATGGCTCATTCTTCAAGGCCGCTACGACGATGGCCTCAAGTCACTCAAGTGGTTGAGGCCCGAAAATGCCGATGTTGACAAGGAACTCAACGAGATTCGCAACGCTATCAACAAAGAACAAGAAACCGCTAGCGGTGTTGGTATCTGGGACATGTTCAACAACCCTATCGACAGACGACGAACTCTGCTGTCCATTGGAGCTGTGGTCCTGCAAGCCGCCTCTGGGTCAATGTTCATCATTG CTTACAAGGCCTACTTCTTCGCCATGGCCAAGGTTGACGATCCTTTCGCCATGAGCAACGTCCTCAGCATGGCCGGTCTCATTGCCATTATTGCAAACTCCTTCATCGTTGTTCGATACGGACGTCGTCGTgttctcctcatcaacggACTCGTTATCTCCGGGTGTTTCCAGCTTATCATCGCCGTCACATACGACAAGAATCCTGGATCCCACGTTACAGGCCGTGTTTTGGTCGCCCTGTCGTGCCTGTACATGATGGCCTACAAC GGAATGATTGCCTCATACTCATGGCTTGTTGCGGGAGAGATGCCCTCTCAGCGCCTCCGCAGCTATACATTTGGCGTTGCTGCCGCTGTCGGCTTCCTTGGTGCATGGCTCATCACCTTCACTGCCCCCTACTTTATCAACCCAAGCTCCTTGAACTGGGGTCCACGATATGGCTATATCTGGTTCCCCTCTTGCATTGTTTCTGCTATCtgggtcttcttcttcctgccCGAGGTCAAGGGCCGCACCCTGGAGGAGATCGACGTCATG TTCAACAAGAAACTTCCTGCGAGGCACTTCCGAACCCACAAGCTCGAGGGCGAAGCCGGAGGCGAGGCCCAGGGCAAGTCAAGTGTCGAAGTCGAGGTCCACGAGGCCGAAAAGGTTTGA